In Isoptericola jiangsuensis, the following proteins share a genomic window:
- a CDS encoding chloride channel protein produces the protein MTQDAAAEPAEQDPLSAEQRVARERGYLRLLLLAAGVGIPVSLVAFGFLALLHWMEHAVWEQLPEALGMDVAPWWYALPWLALGGVLVGVAVRWLPGHGGHVPIDGLSIAPVPARFVPGILLAALGGLPLGAVLGPEAPLLALGCAFAMIFVRPVARLEDPTAIGLVTAAGASAALAAIFGSPLIAAVFVLEAAGIAGPRLARVVLPCLLSSGVGALVFTGLGHWTGFGISSLALPEIDAPERLDLADVLWTLPLALVIAVGVRFVFRLGEWSKAVAARHPFTAALGAALVVGLAAGAYALITGRSPAEVTMSGQSMLAPLASDPAAWSVPVLIALVAFKAVGYGVSMGALRGGPIFPAILLGAAAGLAFSGLPGFGPIPAMSAGMAAATAAVLPFPVASAVLVVILLGPAAPQMTPVVLIAVVIAFFAEQYVLRPRREGRSAASAASAASGR, from the coding sequence GTGACCCAGGACGCCGCGGCCGAGCCCGCCGAGCAGGACCCGCTCTCCGCCGAGCAGCGCGTGGCACGCGAGCGCGGCTACCTCCGTCTCCTGCTCCTGGCGGCCGGCGTCGGCATCCCCGTGTCGCTCGTGGCCTTCGGGTTCCTCGCCCTGCTCCACTGGATGGAGCACGCGGTGTGGGAGCAGCTGCCCGAGGCGCTCGGCATGGACGTCGCCCCCTGGTGGTACGCGCTCCCGTGGCTCGCCCTGGGCGGGGTCCTGGTCGGCGTCGCCGTGAGGTGGCTCCCCGGCCACGGCGGGCACGTGCCGATCGACGGCCTGAGCATCGCCCCGGTGCCGGCCCGGTTCGTCCCGGGCATCCTCCTCGCCGCCCTGGGCGGTCTCCCGCTCGGCGCGGTGCTCGGCCCCGAGGCCCCGCTGCTCGCGCTCGGGTGCGCCTTCGCCATGATCTTCGTGCGGCCCGTGGCCCGGCTGGAGGACCCGACCGCGATCGGGCTCGTCACCGCGGCAGGCGCCTCCGCGGCGCTCGCCGCGATCTTCGGCAGCCCGCTGATCGCCGCCGTGTTCGTGCTCGAGGCCGCGGGGATCGCCGGACCGCGGCTCGCCCGCGTCGTGCTGCCGTGCCTGCTGTCGTCGGGCGTCGGCGCGCTGGTGTTCACCGGGCTCGGGCACTGGACGGGGTTCGGCATCTCGTCGCTCGCGCTGCCCGAGATCGACGCGCCCGAACGCCTCGACCTCGCGGACGTGCTGTGGACGCTGCCCCTGGCGCTGGTCATCGCCGTCGGGGTCCGCTTCGTCTTCCGCCTCGGCGAGTGGAGCAAGGCGGTGGCCGCGCGACACCCGTTCACGGCCGCGCTGGGCGCCGCGCTCGTCGTCGGTCTGGCGGCCGGTGCGTACGCCCTGATCACCGGCCGTTCCCCGGCGGAGGTGACGATGTCGGGGCAGTCCATGCTGGCACCGCTCGCCTCGGACCCCGCCGCCTGGTCGGTGCCCGTGCTGATCGCCCTGGTCGCCTTCAAGGCCGTCGGCTACGGCGTGTCGATGGGGGCCCTGCGCGGTGGCCCGATCTTTCCGGCGATCCTGCTGGGCGCGGCGGCGGGCCTGGCGTTCTCCGGGCTGCCGGGCTTCGGCCCCATCCCCGCGATGAGCGCGGGCATGGCGGCCGCGACGGCAGCCGTGCTGCCGTTCCCCGTCGCCTCCGCGGTCCTCGTGGTGATCCTCCTCGGCCCGGCCGCACCGCAGATGACCCCGGTGGTCCTCATCGCCGTCGTGATCGCGTTCTTCGCGGAGCAGTACGTCCTGCGCCCGCGGCGCGAGGGCCGGTCGGCGGCCTCGGCCGCGTCCGCCGCCTCCGGGCGCTGA
- a CDS encoding DinB family protein: MTPRPPRVTVLSGPSGAGKTTVSALLAADAGRATVNLTTDTFYTAVATGFVPPHLDGSAHQNAVVVDAVVAAVGAWARGGYDVVVDGVVGTAFLRPFRRAAAREGWDLRYVVLRPALDVVLARGTARTGTGDLRDEAALRSVHALFDDLDDLPGHVVDTGAQDARTTADRVRADLDAGGFRVAAPTAPVPTPDRVDPPLRGDEVATLRAFLDYHRDTLRRKVSGLDAAGLGTPLAPSSMTLGGLLKHLTYVESHWFAVILAGADPLPPFDAVDWAADPDWEWHSAADDSPAELRELFDAAVAASDVRLDAALAAGGPDTLSARESRHHGGRFSVRWILVHMVEEYARHNGHADLLREALDGQVGE; the protein is encoded by the coding sequence ATGACCCCCCGTCCCCCTCGTGTCACCGTGCTCTCCGGCCCTTCCGGTGCCGGCAAGACGACGGTGTCCGCTCTGCTCGCCGCCGACGCCGGTCGGGCCACGGTGAACCTCACGACCGACACCTTCTACACCGCGGTGGCCACCGGGTTCGTGCCGCCCCACCTCGACGGTTCCGCCCACCAGAACGCCGTCGTGGTGGACGCCGTGGTCGCGGCCGTCGGCGCCTGGGCGCGCGGCGGGTACGACGTGGTCGTCGACGGCGTCGTGGGGACCGCGTTCCTGCGCCCGTTCCGCCGGGCCGCCGCCCGCGAGGGCTGGGACCTGCGGTACGTGGTGCTGCGCCCGGCGCTCGACGTCGTCCTGGCCCGCGGCACCGCCCGGACCGGGACGGGCGACCTGCGCGACGAGGCCGCCCTGCGGTCCGTGCACGCCCTGTTCGACGACCTCGACGACCTGCCCGGCCACGTCGTGGACACCGGTGCGCAGGACGCGCGCACCACCGCGGACCGCGTGCGCGCCGACCTCGACGCGGGTGGGTTCCGGGTCGCTGCCCCGACCGCCCCGGTGCCCACGCCGGACCGCGTCGATCCGCCGCTGCGCGGTGACGAGGTCGCCACCCTGCGCGCGTTCCTCGACTACCACCGCGACACCCTGCGCCGGAAGGTGTCCGGGCTGGACGCTGCCGGTCTCGGCACGCCGCTGGCCCCGTCCTCGATGACGCTGGGCGGGCTGCTCAAGCACCTGACGTACGTCGAGTCGCACTGGTTCGCCGTGATCCTCGCCGGGGCCGACCCCCTGCCGCCGTTCGACGCCGTCGACTGGGCGGCCGATCCCGACTGGGAGTGGCACAGCGCGGCGGACGACTCCCCCGCGGAGCTGCGCGAGCTGTTCGACGCGGCCGTGGCGGCGTCCGACGTCCGCCTGGACGCCGCTCTCGCGGCCGGCGGCCCCGACACGCTCAGCGCCCGCGAGAGCCGGCACCACGGCGGCCGCTTCTCGGTGCGCTGGATCCTGGTGCACATGGTCGAGGAGTACGCCCGCCACAACGGTCACGCGGACCTCCTGCGGGAGGCCCTCGACGGTCAGGTCGGCGAGTAG